The Hypanus sabinus isolate sHypSab1 chromosome 31, sHypSab1.hap1, whole genome shotgun sequence genome window below encodes:
- the LOC132383919 gene encoding histone H2B-like, with product MPDAPKPAPKKGSKKALSKPASKSGKKRKRSRKESYAIYIYKVMKQVHPDTGISSKAMSVMNSFVNDIFERIAGEASRLAHYNKRSTISSREIQTAVRLLLPGELAKHAVSEGTKAVTKYTSSK from the coding sequence ATGCCTGATGCACCGAAACCCGCTCCGAAGAAGGGCTCCAAGAAAGCTCTGTCCAAACCGGCGAGCAAGTCTGGCAAGAAGCGCAAGAGGTCGAGGAAGGAGAGTTACGCCATCTACATCtacaaagtgatgaagcaggttcaccccgacaccggcatctcctccaaggccatgagCGTCATGAATTCATTCGTGAACGATATTTTCGAGCGCATCGCGGGTGAGGCTTCCCGCCTGGCCCATTACAACAagcggtccaccatcagctcccggGAGATCCAGACCGCCGTTCGCCTGCTGCTGCCCGGGGAGCTGGCCAAGCACGCCGTGTCCGAAGGAACAAAGGCGgtgaccaagtacaccagctccaaGTGA
- the LOC132383688 gene encoding histone H4-like has translation MSGRGKGGKGLGKGGAKRYRKVLRDNIQGITKPAIRRLAHLGGVKRISGLIYEETRGVLKVFLENVIWDAVTYTELAKRKTVTAMDVVYALKRQGRTLYGFGS, from the coding sequence ATGtctggcagagggaaaggaggcaAAGGACTGGGCAAAGGCGGAGCCAAGCGGTACCGTAAAGTGCTCCGTGATAACATCCAGGGCATCACCAAACCTGCCATCCGCCGTCTGGCTCACCTTGGCGGCGTCAAGCGGATCTCGGGTCTGATCTACGAGGAGACCCGTGGggtgctgaaggttttcctggAGAATGTGATTTGGGACGCGGTCACGTACACTGAACTCGCCAAGCGCAAGACGGTCACTGCCATGGATGTGGTGTACGCTCTGAAACGCCAGGGCCGCACTCTCTATGGCTTCGGCAGCTGA